From a region of the Marinitoga hydrogenitolerans DSM 16785 genome:
- a CDS encoding FtsW/RodA/SpoVE family cell cycle protein translates to MRINVEPFERMRKFEYIVPFIYITLLIFGIFMVRTATYGEYIEDNYYKQIIFSFLGIIIFFFTFFLKERILKSIIVHLYTITLFLLMYVLVFERARYGAKRWIRVGPVGIQPSHLFLIFTLVIFAKYLAEKNKKAYYILSFTTLIGLGLIFKQPDLGMTLFTFGLWFLLTYISGEHEKTWKTSLFLMLFSSPFAFYFMEDYQRARIVGFLFPEKNAASVAYNTLQSIRAIGSGGFFGKGYLNGFMNLSDFVPEDHNDFIISVIGEELGFLGILFVLIIYALLIYRIYVYAKKTRRKFWKYIYFGTITIIFFHVYENIGMALGIMPVTGVPLPLVSYGGSQIITFSFLLGLVTKGISTTERFSEDNYIDNE, encoded by the coding sequence GTGAGAATAAACGTAGAACCATTTGAGCGAATGAGAAAGTTTGAATATATTGTTCCTTTTATATATATAACTCTTTTAATTTTTGGTATTTTTATGGTAAGAACAGCAACATATGGTGAATATATTGAAGATAATTATTATAAACAAATTATATTTTCATTTTTAGGAATAATAATTTTTTTCTTTACTTTTTTTCTAAAAGAAAGAATTCTAAAAAGTATAATAGTTCATTTATATACAATAACATTATTTTTATTAATGTATGTGTTAGTTTTTGAAAGAGCCAGATATGGTGCAAAAAGATGGATAAGAGTTGGACCTGTTGGAATACAGCCATCGCATTTATTTTTAATATTTACTCTAGTTATTTTTGCGAAATATTTAGCTGAAAAGAATAAAAAGGCATATTATATTTTATCATTTACAACTTTAATAGGTTTAGGTTTAATATTTAAACAACCGGATTTAGGAATGACATTATTTACATTTGGATTGTGGTTCTTATTGACATATATATCTGGAGAACATGAAAAAACATGGAAAACATCATTGTTTTTAATGTTATTTTCTTCCCCATTTGCTTTCTATTTTATGGAAGATTATCAACGTGCAAGAATAGTTGGATTTTTATTTCCTGAAAAAAATGCTGCGAGTGTTGCTTATAATACATTGCAATCTATTAGAGCAATTGGTTCAGGTGGATTTTTTGGAAAAGGTTATTTAAATGGTTTTATGAATTTATCAGACTTTGTTCCAGAAGATCATAATGATTTTATTATCTCGGTAATTGGAGAAGAATTGGGTTTTTTAGGTATTTTATTTGTATTAATAATATATGCGTTATTGATATACAGAATATATGTATATGCAAAAAAGACAAGGAGAAAATTTTGGAAATATATATATTTCGGAACAATTACGATAATATTTTTTCATGTATATGAAAATATTGGTATGGCTCTTGGTATAATGCCTGTTACAGGAGTTCCATTACCTCTTGTTTCATATGGTGGAAGTCAGATAATAACATTCTCATTTTTATTAGGATTAGTAACAAAAGGTATTTCAACAACAGAAAGATTTTCTGAAGATAATTATATAGACAATGAATAG
- a CDS encoding 23S rRNA (pseudouridine(1915)-N(3))-methyltransferase RlmH has protein sequence MIKIFVIGKPKTKFIKSGIEQYLKWNKKYDRVELIELPLSTDLNKITSEEYKKQDKEKFAKYYLPDVFKVVLDERGKELSSIEFANKIEKWRIGRKNISFFIGGPLGHHEEIRKNADFLLSISRMTFTHEMAVLLLLEQIYRAFKINNNEKYHY, from the coding sequence GTGATTAAGATTTTTGTAATAGGAAAACCAAAAACAAAATTTATAAAATCTGGAATTGAACAATATTTGAAATGGAATAAAAAATACGATAGAGTTGAATTAATAGAATTACCTTTATCAACAGATTTAAATAAAATAACCTCTGAAGAATATAAAAAACAGGATAAAGAAAAATTTGCAAAATATTATCTTCCAGATGTTTTTAAAGTTGTTTTAGATGAAAGAGGAAAGGAATTGTCTTCAATAGAATTTGCAAATAAAATAGAAAAATGGAGAATAGGCAGAAAGAATATATCTTTTTTTATTGGTGGGCCTTTAGGACATCATGAAGAAATAAGGAAAAATGCAGATTTCTTGCTTTCAATATCAAGAATGACATTTACGCATGAAATGGCAGTTTTGTTATTATTAGAGCAAATATATAGAGCTTTTAAAATAAATAATAATGAAAAATATCATTATTAG
- a CDS encoding HAD family hydrolase, which yields MNIVFDLDGTLIKTENIALPAIRNVLKSLGYNHNIPDDEIFKYIGYTIDEIFEGLLKTTDKNIINKAIELLDEYETEIIKTSNYNNLFFDGAFEVLENLKEKKHILYILSNCNIKYLNALLDKGLNKYIDSPHCAEMYNWQEKDVVLKKISNGKKDFIMIGDRHKDIEAAKKNGFLSIGCAYGFGEDEVKDADYIVHDIKEILPIIDNLK from the coding sequence ATGAATATTGTTTTCGATTTAGATGGTACGCTTATAAAAACAGAAAATATTGCTTTACCAGCAATTAGAAATGTCTTAAAATCTCTTGGATACAATCATAATATTCCAGATGATGAAATATTTAAATATATTGGCTATACTATTGATGAAATATTTGAAGGGCTATTAAAAACTACAGATAAAAATATTATTAATAAAGCTATAGAATTATTGGATGAATATGAAACCGAAATAATAAAAACCTCAAATTATAATAACCTTTTTTTTGATGGTGCGTTTGAAGTTTTGGAAAATTTAAAAGAGAAAAAACATATTTTGTATATTCTTTCAAACTGCAATATTAAATATCTAAATGCATTATTGGACAAAGGTTTAAACAAATATATTGATTCACCACATTGCGCTGAAATGTATAATTGGCAAGAAAAAGATGTTGTTTTAAAGAAAATTTCAAATGGAAAAAAAGATTTTATTATGATTGGGGATAGGCATAAGGATATAGAAGCTGCCAAAAAAAACGGATTTCTCTCTATAGGTTGTGCATATGGATTCGGAGAAGATGAAGTAAAAGATGCTGATTATATTGTTCATGATATTAAAGAAATACTTCCAATTATTGATAATCTAAAATAA
- a CDS encoding penicillin-binding transpeptidase domain-containing protein, with the protein MKESRFETLVVLFLFSFFILGARAAYIQLINHAKYEKEVEELSTRIITLNPIRGNIYDKNGVLLAWNEKVYVIENFNESFSEEDIKLLKNIFSSITDSPETLIDKLIFQKNLTVNLTPANIKQILNIKGIRISEKYIRKYRDKSLYPIIGYVNSEGKPLYGVEKVYNNVLEGKPGYQIVKITPGGRIDKVLETVEPIKGMDLYLTIDYYLQKYIYDEIEKYKKPGAVIMSNPNNGDILALVSYPAVEPNLFSSGLSIQEWKKIIYDTKQPLINRAISSVYPPGSVIKPFFALVGLEEGISPEATIFCDGKFELKNSKDKVIAEYYDWNIFGHGVTDLVKSLRVSCNLYYYNLGLNLGIDTMSSYAKMFEINRKTDIDLTGEVKSVFPSREWKKEKFGKDWFIGETVLTSIGQGYMQFTPISILRLYNILSTKGKYYQFHVLKRYVKNMSEDVVNYEKKLTFVHNINPLDYFNILKGLIEVTTYPGNSSDGGTAYHVFKDFKGLVAGKTGTAEVTGGKSAHSWFAGFMPANNPEVSIVSFVENGGYGSEVAAPIAKKALEKYLELKNTNK; encoded by the coding sequence ATGAAAGAATCACGATTTGAAACTTTGGTTGTTCTATTTCTTTTTTCCTTTTTTATTCTTGGTGCAAGAGCTGCTTACATACAACTTATCAATCATGCAAAATATGAAAAAGAAGTTGAGGAATTAAGTACAAGAATTATTACCTTAAATCCTATACGTGGAAATATATATGATAAAAACGGGGTTTTATTAGCCTGGAATGAAAAAGTATATGTTATTGAAAATTTTAATGAATCTTTTTCCGAAGAAGACATTAAACTATTAAAAAATATTTTTTCTTCTATTACTGATTCACCAGAAACATTAATCGATAAACTTATATTTCAAAAGAATCTTACTGTAAATCTTACTCCTGCTAATATTAAACAAATTTTAAATATTAAAGGTATAAGAATTTCTGAAAAATATATACGAAAATATAGAGATAAGTCTTTATATCCTATTATCGGTTATGTCAATTCTGAAGGGAAACCCTTATATGGTGTTGAAAAAGTATATAATAATGTTTTAGAAGGGAAACCTGGTTATCAAATTGTAAAAATTACTCCAGGAGGACGTATAGATAAAGTTTTAGAAACTGTTGAACCTATTAAAGGGATGGATTTATATCTCACAATTGATTATTATTTACAAAAATATATATATGATGAAATAGAAAAATATAAAAAACCTGGTGCTGTCATAATGTCTAATCCTAATAATGGTGATATTTTAGCTCTTGTTAGTTATCCAGCTGTTGAACCAAATTTATTTTCTTCTGGACTATCTATACAGGAATGGAAAAAAATAATTTACGATACAAAGCAACCTTTAATTAATAGAGCTATTTCTTCAGTCTATCCTCCAGGTTCTGTTATAAAACCATTTTTTGCATTAGTAGGTCTGGAAGAAGGAATTTCTCCAGAAGCAACTATCTTTTGTGATGGAAAATTCGAGTTAAAAAATTCAAAAGATAAGGTTATTGCAGAATATTATGATTGGAATATCTTTGGTCATGGCGTTACTGATCTTGTAAAATCTTTAAGAGTTTCCTGCAATCTATATTATTACAATCTGGGTTTAAATCTTGGTATTGATACTATGAGTTCATATGCAAAAATGTTTGAAATAAATAGAAAAACTGATATAGATTTAACAGGTGAAGTTAAATCTGTATTTCCAAGCAGAGAATGGAAAAAAGAAAAATTTGGAAAAGATTGGTTTATTGGAGAAACGGTTCTAACCTCTATTGGTCAAGGTTATATGCAATTCACACCTATTAGTATATTAAGATTATATAATATACTTTCAACAAAAGGTAAATATTATCAATTTCATGTTTTGAAAAGATACGTAAAAAATATGTCTGAAGATGTTGTAAATTATGAAAAAAAATTGACCTTTGTTCATAATATTAATCCTTTAGATTATTTCAATATTTTAAAGGGATTAATAGAAGTTACAACATATCCTGGAAATAGTTCTGATGGTGGAACTGCCTATCATGTTTTTAAAGATTTCAAGGGATTAGTTGCTGGAAAAACCGGAACAGCTGAAGTTACAGGCGGAAAATCAGCTCATTCATGGTTTGCGGGATTTATGCCTGCTAACAATCCTGAAGTTTCAATAGTTTCTTTTGTGGAAAATGGTGGATATGGTTCTGAAGTTGCTGCACCAATTGCAAAAAAAGCTTTAGAAAAATATTTGGAATTAAAAAATACAAATAAATAG
- the mreB gene encoding rod shape-determining protein — translation MRSNIGIDLGTANTLVYVKGKGIVVNEPSVIAIEKDTKEILTVGKDAKKMIGKTPANIIAVRPLKDGVIADYNTALAMLKYFIGASVGSFTFFKPTVIVGVPTDATEVERNALYKATLDAGAGKAFLIEESMATAIGVGLNVEEASGNMVVDIGGGTTEISVISLGSIVLSKSVRIAGDELDEAIINYVKDKTGLLIGERTAEKIKKRIGNTWPNEEYDNEEVEIIGRDILSGLPKTIVLKGYEIREAINNPVSKIVEQIKLTVEETPPELLTDIVMKGIYLSGGGALLKGLKDLIEHETKIKVIVAEDPLTAVARGAGMVLDKVKILENLAKLQR, via the coding sequence ATGAGATCAAATATAGGAATAGATTTAGGAACTGCTAATACTTTGGTTTATGTTAAAGGGAAAGGTATTGTAGTGAATGAACCATCTGTTATTGCTATAGAAAAGGATACAAAGGAAATTTTAACTGTTGGAAAAGATGCAAAAAAGATGATAGGAAAAACACCTGCAAATATCATCGCTGTCAGACCTTTAAAAGATGGTGTTATAGCTGATTATAATACTGCATTGGCTATGTTAAAATATTTCATCGGTGCTTCTGTTGGTTCTTTTACTTTTTTCAAACCTACAGTTATTGTGGGAGTACCTACTGATGCAACTGAAGTGGAAAGAAATGCACTATACAAAGCAACTTTGGATGCTGGTGCTGGAAAGGCTTTTTTAATTGAAGAGTCTATGGCTACTGCTATTGGTGTTGGCTTAAATGTAGAAGAAGCTTCTGGAAATATGGTTGTTGATATAGGTGGAGGAACAACGGAAATCTCTGTTATTTCACTCGGGAGCATTGTACTTTCAAAATCTGTTAGAATAGCTGGAGATGAACTTGATGAAGCCATTATTAATTATGTTAAAGATAAAACAGGATTATTAATTGGAGAAAGAACTGCAGAAAAAATAAAGAAAAGAATTGGTAATACATGGCCAAATGAAGAATATGATAATGAAGAAGTGGAAATTATTGGAAGAGATATATTATCTGGACTTCCTAAAACTATTGTATTAAAGGGTTATGAGATAAGAGAAGCTATAAATAATCCCGTTTCAAAGATTGTTGAGCAAATAAAATTAACTGTAGAAGAAACACCTCCAGAATTATTAACTGATATTGTTATGAAAGGAATTTATTTATCTGGTGGTGGCGCTTTATTAAAAGGTTTAAAGGATTTAATCGAACATGAGACAAAAATTAAAGTTATAGTTGCTGAAGATCCTCTCACTGCTGTTGCAAGAGGTGCTGGTATGGTTTTAGATAAGGTTAAAATTCTTGAAAATCTAGCAAAGTTACAGAGGTAA
- the ruvC gene encoding crossover junction endodeoxyribonuclease RuvC translates to MRILGIDPGYGRIGFGIIDKVGNNFKLIDFGVIETDKNADLNVRLLEIFDKLNNLIIEYNPDESAVESLFFFKNVKTAIQVGEARGVILLALQKADIPIFEYTPYQVKQAITGYGRAEKGQIQRMLKVVFNLKKNPTPDDAADALAIAFCHGNYRIIK, encoded by the coding sequence ATGAGAATTTTAGGAATAGATCCAGGATACGGGAGAATTGGTTTTGGTATCATTGACAAAGTTGGTAATAATTTTAAATTAATTGATTTTGGCGTTATTGAAACAGATAAAAATGCTGATCTTAATGTTAGACTGTTAGAAATTTTCGATAAATTGAACAATTTAATCATAGAATATAATCCTGATGAATCTGCAGTGGAGAGTTTATTTTTCTTTAAAAATGTTAAAACAGCTATTCAGGTTGGAGAAGCGCGAGGTGTAATATTACTTGCATTACAAAAAGCTGATATACCAATTTTTGAATATACACCATATCAAGTAAAACAGGCTATTACTGGTTATGGAAGAGCTGAAAAAGGACAAATTCAAAGAATGTTAAAGGTTGTTTTTAATTTAAAGAAAAATCCAACTCCAGATGATGCTGCTGATGCTTTAGCTATTGCTTTTTGTCATGGGAATTATAGAATCATAAAATAA
- a CDS encoding NAD(P)/FAD-dependent oxidoreductase, which produces MIFLIAIIGGGIVGTLIARELNKYVEDVWLFEAKTNFGMAVTKSNSAILHGGYDDPPGSLRAQLCYKGNQLYTQLQKELNFDLKRVGSHVVAIEDEETNYIYDLLKKAEKNGVKEVRIVEKLELLEMEKNINPKAKRSLFCEIAGIFDPWIVAIQAAKSVRINGGRTLTKKRLVEVEKKNGKFLLKFQDKSEYFADLVINAAGLYADDVAKLFGDEVPEIFPVKGEYFLLSKDYQYVNSTIFPVPTGISKGCLVLPTVDGGYLVGPNANRVMSKNDTATTREGLNEIREKGMRLVPNLNFRRHLVKTFAGLRPETEKKDFYIDVGKSGAIHVSGIRSPGLTAAPAIAKYVVEYLIQEKIGLKIYQRENYIAEMEKTPHLVHIDRDKWNKIIQEDPNAGEMICHCNKVTKKEIIDSINNGARTLDDIKFMTRASFGECQGGFCTAKILKILAEYTNRDPREINQNEDGTWIVNAKVRI; this is translated from the coding sequence GTGATTTTTTTGATTGCTATTATAGGTGGGGGAATAGTAGGCACATTAATTGCACGGGAATTGAATAAATATGTAGAAGATGTTTGGCTTTTTGAGGCTAAAACAAATTTTGGAATGGCAGTAACAAAATCTAATTCTGCTATTTTACATGGAGGATATGATGATCCACCAGGTAGTTTAAGAGCGCAATTATGTTATAAAGGGAATCAACTCTATACACAATTGCAAAAAGAATTAAATTTCGATCTGAAAAGAGTAGGTTCACACGTTGTTGCTATAGAAGATGAAGAAACGAACTATATATATGATCTGTTAAAAAAAGCAGAAAAAAATGGGGTAAAAGAAGTTAGAATTGTTGAAAAATTAGAATTACTTGAAATGGAAAAAAATATTAACCCTAAAGCAAAGAGATCTTTGTTTTGCGAAATAGCGGGTATATTTGATCCATGGATAGTAGCGATACAAGCTGCGAAGTCTGTTAGGATAAATGGAGGAAGAACATTAACAAAAAAAAGATTAGTAGAAGTTGAAAAGAAAAATGGGAAATTTTTATTAAAATTTCAAGATAAATCCGAATATTTTGCTGATCTAGTAATAAATGCTGCAGGATTATATGCAGATGATGTAGCCAAATTATTTGGTGATGAAGTTCCTGAAATTTTTCCAGTAAAAGGAGAATATTTTCTTTTATCAAAAGATTATCAATATGTCAATTCAACGATTTTCCCTGTTCCAACTGGAATTTCCAAAGGTTGTTTAGTATTGCCTACAGTAGATGGTGGATATTTAGTTGGACCAAATGCAAATAGAGTAATGTCTAAAAATGATACAGCAACAACGCGTGAAGGGTTAAATGAAATTAGAGAAAAAGGAATGAGATTAGTCCCCAACCTTAATTTCAGAAGACATCTTGTGAAAACATTTGCTGGATTAAGACCAGAAACAGAGAAAAAAGATTTTTATATAGACGTTGGTAAAAGTGGAGCAATTCATGTATCTGGAATTAGATCACCAGGGTTAACTGCTGCACCGGCAATTGCAAAATATGTAGTTGAATATTTAATTCAAGAAAAAATAGGATTAAAAATATATCAACGTGAAAATTATATAGCTGAAATGGAAAAAACACCACATTTAGTTCATATCGATAGAGATAAATGGAATAAAATAATTCAAGAAGATCCCAATGCTGGCGAAATGATATGTCACTGTAATAAGGTTACTAAAAAAGAAATAATAGATTCTATTAATAATGGCGCAAGAACATTAGACGATATAAAATTTATGACAAGAGCTTCATTTGGTGAATGCCAGGGAGGTTTTTGTACAGCAAAAATATTAAAAATATTAGCAGAATATACAAATAGAGATCCAAGAGAAATAAATCAAAATGAAGATGGAACCTGGATTGTGAATGCGAAGGTGAGAATATGA
- a CDS encoding NAD(P)/FAD-dependent oxidoreductase, which produces MKYKTDVVVIGGGAAGIAAAYRAKEEGVKVILLERDEDTGGVLNQCIHNGFGLQYFRKDLTGPEFKELAKERLNNIEILFGTYVLEVRKDKTITFVDRRGIHEIETKALVMASGARERHFNSLPVPGKRITGVFTAGLAQRFINLENLKPGSKAVILGSGDIGLIMARRLTLEGIKVEAVLEIMPYPGGLERNIQQCLKDFGIPLYLSHTVTAIEGDRRLEKVIAAQVDYKWDPMPGTEKEFEVDTLITSVGLIPQTKPVNFVEADPGFLVSNTNQTSEDWIFAAGNCTVIFDLVDYVAKEGEKAGKYAALYAKGEYKKGKKVKVRKGENIGIIHPVYIDPTQESTLYIRVSKVFDRASIKVEPLGIEIIENDARPPEMVVVKLKPFDENINEIEVIADELISKLG; this is translated from the coding sequence ATGAAATATAAAACAGATGTTGTTGTAATAGGTGGAGGAGCTGCAGGTATAGCAGCAGCATATAGAGCAAAAGAAGAAGGGGTAAAAGTTATATTATTAGAAAGAGATGAAGATACAGGTGGTGTTTTAAATCAATGTATTCATAATGGATTTGGATTACAATATTTCAGAAAAGATTTAACAGGTCCAGAATTTAAAGAATTAGCAAAAGAGAGATTAAATAATATAGAAATATTATTTGGAACATATGTTCTTGAAGTAAGAAAAGATAAAACAATAACCTTTGTTGATAGAAGAGGTATTCATGAGATAGAAACTAAAGCGTTAGTTATGGCATCTGGAGCTAGAGAAAGACATTTCAATTCATTACCTGTTCCTGGCAAAAGAATAACAGGGGTATTTACAGCGGGTTTAGCGCAAAGATTTATAAACCTTGAAAATTTAAAACCAGGCAGCAAAGCAGTAATTCTTGGTTCTGGAGATATAGGACTTATAATGGCCAGAAGATTAACGTTAGAAGGTATAAAAGTAGAAGCTGTTTTAGAAATTATGCCATATCCTGGAGGATTAGAAAGAAATATTCAACAATGTTTAAAAGATTTCGGTATCCCTCTTTATTTATCTCATACAGTAACTGCAATAGAAGGAGATAGAAGATTAGAAAAAGTAATAGCTGCTCAAGTTGATTATAAATGGGATCCAATGCCAGGTACAGAAAAGGAATTTGAAGTTGATACATTAATTACATCTGTAGGATTAATTCCTCAAACAAAGCCTGTAAATTTTGTTGAAGCGGATCCTGGATTTTTAGTATCAAATACCAATCAAACAAGTGAAGATTGGATATTTGCAGCAGGAAATTGTACAGTAATCTTTGATTTAGTTGATTATGTTGCTAAAGAGGGCGAAAAAGCAGGAAAATATGCAGCATTATATGCGAAAGGTGAATACAAAAAAGGGAAAAAAGTAAAGGTAAGAAAAGGCGAAAATATAGGTATAATACATCCTGTATACATAGATCCTACACAAGAATCCACATTATATATAAGAGTGTCAAAGGTTTTTGATAGAGCAAGTATAAAGGTAGAGCCATTAGGGATTGAAATAATTGAAAATGATGCAAGACCTCCTGAAATGGTTGTAGTAAAATTAAAACCATTTGATGAAAATATAAATGAAATAGAGGTGATAGCAGATGAACTCATCTCAAAACTTGGTTAA
- a CDS encoding DUF1667 domain-containing protein has translation MNSSQNLVKELTCVRCPLGCKVKIEYTKELEVLEISGNKCPRGREYAIQEISDPHRILVTSVKVKNGKYLLASVKTSDAIPLRLFDEAMDIIEKLEVEAPVKRGDIVIKNFLGTGADLVVTRSVERL, from the coding sequence ATGAACTCATCTCAAAACTTGGTTAAAGAATTAACCTGTGTAAGATGTCCTTTAGGTTGTAAAGTAAAAATTGAATATACAAAAGAATTGGAAGTATTAGAAATTTCAGGTAATAAATGTCCTCGTGGAAGAGAATATGCTATACAAGAGATAAGCGATCCACATAGGATTTTAGTAACAAGTGTAAAAGTTAAAAATGGAAAATACCTTTTAGCTTCTGTAAAAACATCGGATGCTATTCCTTTAAGATTATTTGATGAAGCTATGGATATAATAGAAAAATTGGAAGTTGAAGCACCAGTAAAAAGAGGCGATATAGTAATAAAGAATTTTCTTGGAACAGGAGCTGATTTAGTGGTTACAAGAAGTGTTGAAAGGTTGTGA